A region of Zeugodacus cucurbitae isolate PBARC_wt_2022May chromosome 5, idZeuCucr1.2, whole genome shotgun sequence DNA encodes the following proteins:
- the LOC114803510 gene encoding serine/arginine-rich splicing factor 1-like, with protein MKFFALFAFVLALVAMAMAMPEPLPGGGGGGGGGGGLTLEELGGGGGGGGGGGLNLELGGGGGGGGGGGK; from the exons ATGAAGTTCTTCGCTCTATTTGCTTTTGTCCTGGCCTTAGTGGCGATGGCTATGG CCATGCCTGAACCTCTGCccggtggtggcggcggcggcggtggcggtggtggtctCACCCTTGAAGAACTCGGTGgaggcggtggcggcggcggtggtggtggtctCAACCTCGAACTCGGCGgaggcggtggtggtggcggcggtggtggcaaGTAA
- the LOC105215146 gene encoding rRNA 2'-O-methyltransferase fibrillarin-like: protein MKIQLLLVVVFAVLALVNGVPVPGGGGGGGGGGGGRGCNCERGGGGGGGGGGGGGWGNGPGGPGGAGGPDCVRPSWMPPCPP, encoded by the exons ATGAAGATCCAATTACTGTTAGTTGTGGTATTCGCTGTGTTGGCGTTGGTGAACG gcgTGCCAGTGCCGGGAGGCGGTGgaggtggcggcggcggcggtggtggtcgTGGCTGCAATTGTGAAcgtggcggcggtggtggcggaggcggcggtggcggtggtggaTGGGGTAATGGTCCTGGCGGCCCAGGTGGTGCTGGCGGTCCAGATTGCGTGCGTCCATCTTGGATGCCACCATGTCCTCCATAA
- the LOC128921974 gene encoding uncharacterized protein LOC128921974 yields the protein MNTLNNKNEKSGESGPPLIKPEGADCSEKRAAFATSSKTVSTKTVALPGLNVKAGTSAGTTAKPGSSKATTTAAPGAKPTNQRQKAKGDAKSLVAGAVPKEWPTLRVEEPSKAKYAERKRADGDPEGRIPRTQWKWVQAALANVALEVLLSNPGPPPSCTDAGWYQGQIKIVACDDERSVQLYKAALAKVGEVYPGAKLIAVDRKDIPSRPRARVWIPATPSQPDQIMQLIRACNPNLPTGGWKFVKAFDEATTESGVETKRATMQILLLLTNDAIEPLNRSGGEINYGFTKVKVKTYKADAGAIDHLTSDNEMGEVEEDPMESSSDVPCLEQVTWTQRQ from the exons ATGAacactttaaataataaaaatgaaaaatcaggGGAGTCCGGTCCTCCCTTAATAAAGCCGGAAGGAGCGGATTGTTCCGAAAAAAGAGCAGCGTTTGCAACGAGCTCTAAGACAGTCAGCACGAAGACAGTGGCTTTGCCTGGTCTGAATGTTAAGGCTGGCACCAGTGCTGGAACTACAGCTAAGCCAGGTTCcagcaaggcaacaacaacagcggcaccCGGAGCCAAGCCTACCAACCAGAGGCAGAAGGCAAAGGGAGACGCCAAAAGTTTAGTTGCTGGTGCAGTGCCGAAAGAATGGCCTACCCTCAGGGTGGAAGAGCCATCGAAGGCGAAGTATGCAGAGAGGAAACGCGCTGAT GGAGATCCCGAAGGCAGAATTCCCAGAACCCAATGGAAATGGGTGCAAGCTGCGCTGGCTAACGTGGCCCTGGAAGTGCTACTAAGCAATCCGGGTCCACCGCCGTCATGCACAGATGCCGGTTGGTACCAGGGCCAAATTAAAATAGTAGCATGTGACGACGAACGATCGGTCCAGCTCTATAAAGCCGCCTTAGCGAAAGTGGGAGAGGTATATCCTGGGGCCAAACTAATAGCGGTCGACAGAAAAGATATACCGTCTAGACCAAGGGCACGAGTGTGGATACCGGCTACACCATCTCAGCCGGATCAAATTATGCAGCTGATCAGGGCTTGCAACCCTAACCTACCAACGGGGGGTTGGAAGTTCGTTAAGGCATTCGACGAAGCGACAACCGAATCGGGCGTGGAGACCAAAAGGGCCACAATgcagattttgttgttgctaacgaATGACGCAATCGAACCGCTTAACAGAAGTGGCGGTGAAATCAACTATGGCTTCACTAAGGTCAAGGTGAAGACATATAAAGCAGATGCCGGAGCTATCGACCATCTTACCTCGGATAACGAGATGGGTGAAGTGGAGGAAGATCCTATGGAGTCCTCGAGCGATGTGCCTTGCCTCGAACAAG TGACTTGGACACAACGGCAGTAA